The following proteins come from a genomic window of Mucinivorans hirudinis:
- a CDS encoding putative DNA methylase → MAFNRKAKLRDNIEAIRTLFTLEKERRAATPEERETLSRYCGFGGLKCILNPASGVMDSVQWAKSDLELFPMTAELHRVIRENSQDEKEYKRYFDSLKSSVLTAFYTPKEVVSALADALSHSGITPQRLIDPSAG, encoded by the coding sequence ATGGCATTTAACCGTAAAGCGAAGCTGCGGGACAACATCGAGGCGATACGGACGCTATTCACATTGGAAAAAGAACGCAGGGCGGCTACCCCTGAAGAGAGGGAGACGCTTAGTCGCTACTGTGGTTTTGGCGGGTTGAAATGTATCTTGAACCCTGCCTCCGGTGTGATGGACTCCGTACAATGGGCGAAATCAGACCTCGAACTGTTCCCGATGACAGCGGAGTTGCACCGTGTAATCCGTGAAAACTCCCAAGATGAGAAAGAGTATAAACGCTACTTCGACAGCCTGAAGAGCTCGGTGCTGACAGCGTTTTACACCCCCAAAGAGGTGGTGTCGGCACTCGCCGATGCCCTCTCGCATAGTGGCATCACGCCCCAACGCCTGATAGACCCCTCGGCAGGATAG
- a CDS encoding DNA topoisomerase III (Bacteroidales-type), producing MKTIIAEKPSVAREIARIVGATQREEGYLTGNGYNVTWAFGHLVMPALPDGYGIKGFHRDNLPIIPPVFTLVPRQEKTDKGYKADSGVVAQIKIIAKLYRESERIIVATDAGREGELIHRYLYEYIGCATPFDRLWISSLTDKAIREGLENLKCGAEYDKLYYAAKARSEADWLVGINATQAITVAAGRGTYSLGRVQTPTLAMVCERFWENQRFVPEPVFQLHLSTDGVSEGEIVKFSSAEKWKEKITAQAAYEAVKVCETFTINSIERKETVQEAPLLYDLTTLQKEANTKHGFSAEQTLSIAQKLYEAKLITYPRTGSRHISEDLFEGIYHLITSLWGHSLFDKQAIALSNKELNRRSVDDTKITDHHALLPTGVKPKNLDEDDRTIYNMVVGRMLEAFSKKCIKDVTTVRATCGDVEFIIKGSIVKQAGWRVVYGDKEDGEDVTLPKWSEGDVLSVRGCSLTEGKTKPKPLHTEATLLSAMQTAGKEVEDEEFRQSLKECGIGTPATRASIIETLFKREYMVRQKKLLVPTEKGLALYSVVKAMRIADVAMTGEWEAALSKIESGEMSADTFRKGIEVYAKQITEELLTCDKLFSHKDSDCVCPKCQKGAMQFYEKVVRCSNPDCALPIFRQKAGKTLSNGDIRDLLNKGETGVIKGFNSKAGKAFSASVTFDGDFNTVFVFPETKSDKNSKRKRK from the coding sequence ATGAAAACAATTATTGCAGAAAAGCCGAGCGTGGCGAGAGAAATTGCCCGCATCGTGGGAGCAACGCAGCGAGAGGAGGGTTACCTGACGGGTAACGGGTATAACGTAACGTGGGCATTCGGGCATTTAGTGATGCCTGCACTGCCTGACGGCTACGGCATCAAGGGATTCCACCGAGATAATCTGCCCATTATCCCGCCCGTCTTCACCCTTGTCCCCCGTCAGGAGAAGACCGACAAGGGGTACAAAGCCGACAGCGGCGTGGTGGCACAAATCAAAATCATCGCCAAGCTATACCGTGAAAGCGAGCGGATTATCGTGGCAACGGATGCCGGTCGAGAGGGCGAACTTATACACCGCTACCTGTACGAGTATATCGGCTGTGCTACGCCGTTTGACCGCCTCTGGATTTCGAGCCTGACCGATAAAGCTATTCGCGAGGGGCTGGAAAATCTCAAATGCGGAGCGGAATACGACAAGCTCTACTATGCCGCCAAAGCCCGCTCGGAGGCGGATTGGCTTGTGGGCATTAACGCTACCCAAGCCATCACCGTTGCCGCAGGTCGTGGGACTTACTCGCTGGGAAGAGTGCAGACCCCTACGCTGGCGATGGTGTGTGAACGCTTTTGGGAGAACCAAAGGTTTGTTCCCGAACCCGTATTTCAACTTCACCTCTCGACCGATGGCGTATCAGAAGGTGAAATCGTCAAATTCTCGTCCGCCGAAAAGTGGAAAGAGAAAATCACAGCCCAAGCCGCTTATGAGGCGGTCAAGGTATGTGAAACATTCACCATCAACAGCATCGAGCGCAAAGAGACGGTGCAGGAAGCACCGCTGCTCTACGATTTGACCACCCTGCAAAAAGAGGCGAACACCAAGCACGGTTTTTCGGCAGAGCAGACGCTCTCCATTGCCCAAAAGCTATACGAAGCCAAGCTCATCACCTATCCCCGAACCGGTAGCCGTCATATCTCGGAAGATCTGTTTGAAGGAATATATCACTTAATTACAAGTTTATGGGGGCATTCGTTGTTTGACAAGCAAGCAATTGCTCTCAGTAACAAAGAACTCAACCGACGCAGCGTGGACGACACCAAGATTACCGACCACCACGCCCTGCTGCCAACGGGTGTGAAGCCCAAGAACCTCGACGAGGACGACCGCACGATATACAATATGGTGGTGGGGCGTATGCTCGAAGCCTTTTCCAAGAAGTGCATCAAGGATGTAACGACCGTGCGAGCAACCTGTGGTGATGTGGAGTTTATCATCAAAGGCTCAATAGTCAAACAGGCGGGATGGCGTGTCGTCTATGGCGACAAGGAGGATGGCGAAGATGTTACGTTGCCCAAGTGGAGCGAGGGTGATGTGTTGTCTGTTCGCGGATGCTCACTCACCGAGGGCAAAACCAAGCCCAAACCGCTACACACGGAGGCGACCCTGCTTTCGGCGATGCAAACGGCAGGCAAGGAGGTGGAAGATGAGGAGTTTCGTCAGTCGCTCAAAGAGTGCGGCATCGGCACACCTGCCACCCGAGCCTCCATTATCGAAACGCTCTTTAAGCGGGAGTATATGGTGCGACAAAAGAAACTGCTCGTTCCTACCGAAAAGGGGCTTGCCCTCTACTCGGTGGTCAAGGCGATGCGTATTGCAGATGTGGCGATGACGGGCGAATGGGAGGCGGCACTCTCCAAAATTGAGAGTGGTGAGATGAGTGCCGACACATTCCGCAAGGGCATTGAGGTCTATGCCAAGCAGATTACCGAGGAGCTTTTGACCTGCGACAAACTCTTTTCGCACAAGGATTCAGATTGCGTATGTCCCAAATGCCAAAAAGGGGCGATGCAGTTCTATGAAAAGGTTGTTCGCTGCTCCAATCCCGATTGTGCCCTGCCCATCTTTCGCCAAAAGGCGGGTAAAACATTGTCCAACGGAGATATAAGAGACCTTTTGAACAAGGGGGAGACGGGCGTCATCAAGGGGTTTAACAGCAAGGCAGGCAAGGCGTTCAGTGCATCAGTCACTTTCGATGGCGATTTCAACACCGTGTTCGTTTTTCCGGAGACAAAAAGCGATAAAAACTCGAAGCGAAAAAGGAAATAA
- a CDS encoding putative glycosyltransferase, with product MKVCAILNIAPAYRKAIYELMQRELDIDIYFGDHSTEGIALLKIRSKQQLKNVYRGTKLIWQRKALRRAFSKSYDAYILTGNAGILSNWLVTFFARLLGRKVYLWSHGLKGNESRATVRKNMLYLRLAGNALLYGEQAQKRLAERGFHNTTVIYNSLDYDKLRSVKVGDGIFLRNYFGNDLPTICYLGRLTKTKKLDLLLRAMRGVDCNLVIVGGGVEEGNLKQLSDDLEVSEKVWFYGESYDDIFIGTLISNCVAVVNPSSVGLTAIHSLMFGTPVITHNNLAEQAPEAEALIEGKTGYYFEADSVESLAQTIAEVIKEGKNSALCHNIIDEKYNPNNQIDILKKLLLFNRH from the coding sequence ATGAAAGTCTGCGCCATACTAAATATCGCCCCTGCCTATCGTAAAGCGATTTACGAGTTGATGCAGCGCGAGTTGGATATTGATATATATTTCGGAGACCACTCTACCGAAGGAATTGCGTTGTTGAAAATACGAAGTAAGCAGCAACTTAAAAATGTATATAGAGGAACAAAGTTGATTTGGCAAAGAAAGGCTCTTCGTCGTGCCTTTTCAAAAAGCTATGACGCATATATACTTACGGGTAATGCAGGGATTCTTTCTAATTGGCTCGTAACGTTTTTTGCAAGATTGCTGGGTCGAAAAGTCTATCTTTGGTCTCACGGACTAAAAGGGAATGAATCACGGGCTACTGTGAGAAAAAATATGCTCTATCTCCGTTTGGCAGGGAATGCACTTCTATATGGCGAACAAGCTCAAAAAAGGCTTGCCGAAAGGGGTTTTCACAACACAACCGTTATATATAATTCACTGGATTATGATAAGTTGAGGTCAGTAAAAGTTGGTGATGGGATTTTTCTGAGGAACTATTTCGGTAATGATTTGCCAACGATTTGCTACCTTGGCAGACTCACAAAAACAAAGAAGTTGGATTTGCTGCTAAGGGCTATGCGGGGTGTTGATTGCAATCTGGTGATAGTCGGCGGCGGGGTCGAAGAGGGGAACTTAAAACAACTGAGCGATGATTTGGAAGTTTCCGAAAAAGTATGGTTCTACGGCGAGAGTTATGACGACATTTTCATCGGCACTCTCATAAGTAATTGTGTGGCTGTGGTTAATCCTTCTAGTGTCGGGCTTACGGCTATCCACTCGTTGATGTTTGGCACGCCGGTAATCACGCATAACAACCTCGCAGAACAAGCTCCTGAGGCAGAAGCACTTATTGAAGGTAAAACCGGCTACTACTTTGAAGCAGACAGTGTAGAAAGTTTGGCACAAACTATTGCGGAGGTTATCAAAGAGGGGAAAAATAGTGCTCTCTGCCACAATATCATTGATGAAAAATACAATCCTAATAATCAAATAGATATACTTAAAAAACTTCTATTATTCAATCGGCATTAA
- a CDS encoding SusC/RagA family TonB-linked outer membrane protein — translation MRHITQPIRAAVFTLALVVALPWALYASDYQRDPQLASAGEQQKIDVRVLVVEDGGTPVIGATVVLVGDNSKAELTDVNGIAILKNVPGDGTLEVSYVGMKTVKIPINGNIELTVKLTVDAIGMQEVVVVGFGTQRKVNLTGAVSVVKSTQLESRPVNNVGQALQGMIPGLNISTGGLGGELNNAPSINIRGGGTIGAGSSGNVLVLIDGMEGDMNAINPQDIESISTLKDAAASSIYGSRAPFGVILITTKRGKAGKVTVNYNNNFRWTSPLLTPNMMDSKTFAEYFNLAAKESGQGAVFSPYTMQKIEDYQAGKIDRNIQTESSNPLGANDSWKNYENSWGNNDWFATMYKKWVFSQEHHLAISGGSDKVQYFISGNVLDQNGLLRFSGDKYGRKSFAAKISAELAPWIKISSNSRLVREDYDRASYQAGLFYHNIARRWPTLPLNYPKVKEWDNPNYGNWNEIEQLRAGGRDKNEKDWIYQQIALNINPAQGWNINLEGNVRQTTNFKQLEVLPMYMMQPNGNITLWSWDAQASFVAGQTRVNSSAWKENFYTANLYTDYTMSLENGHNLKLLLGINTETSAHRDVSASGDGLITPKTPTVSNTSTQPAVSGSFADWATLGIFARVNYNYKDRYLVELNARYDGSSRFLSDQRWKLFPSFSAGWNVASEEFMGGVLWLNTLKIRGSWGQLGNQNTEYPYPFYTSMPSNKNYGWLINGNKPPLHVNAPGLVSSLLTWETVQSWNVGVDFALFNGRLNGTFDVYERVTHNMIGPAPALPGILGVDVPQTNNCDLQNRGWELELSWRDRIQSIGLDYGIRVNISDNVRKVTRYPNPTNSIIDKDGRWNQWYSGRLAGEIWGYTTLGIAQTQAEMDAHLAKVNQSQIGSNWQAGDIMYADLTGNGEINGGEGTLGKTGDRRIIGNSTPRYSYGINADFSWKGIDLQIFIQGIGKRDYAPAGPYMWGAHDGMWQSAGFVSHLDFWRSSTAQNTNPTGDNYNYFGANPDGFLPRLSWDSDKNKQIQTRYLQDASYMRLKNIQVGYTLPRSFTEKFGCSKLRIYISGDNLLTFCNMISTFDPETIADATGGWSDGKVYPLSKVISGGLSITF, via the coding sequence ATGAGACACATTACTCAGCCAATCAGAGCGGCTGTATTCACCTTAGCTCTGGTGGTAGCTCTGCCGTGGGCACTATATGCTTCGGATTATCAGAGAGACCCACAGCTTGCCTCTGCTGGTGAGCAGCAGAAGATTGATGTGCGCGTTTTGGTTGTCGAAGATGGCGGAACTCCCGTAATCGGCGCGACGGTTGTGCTGGTTGGCGACAACAGCAAAGCCGAGCTCACGGACGTAAACGGTATCGCAATACTAAAGAACGTACCCGGCGACGGCACACTCGAGGTGAGCTATGTTGGAATGAAGACAGTGAAAATCCCCATTAATGGCAACATCGAACTTACCGTAAAACTTACTGTAGATGCAATCGGTATGCAGGAGGTTGTTGTCGTTGGTTTCGGTACTCAGAGGAAGGTCAACTTGACAGGCGCCGTATCTGTTGTTAAATCCACCCAGTTGGAGAGCCGTCCCGTCAATAACGTAGGTCAGGCACTCCAAGGTATGATTCCGGGGTTGAATATATCCACAGGCGGTCTCGGTGGTGAGCTCAACAATGCGCCATCTATAAACATCCGTGGCGGCGGTACTATCGGTGCCGGCTCAAGCGGCAACGTACTCGTGCTCATTGACGGTATGGAGGGTGATATGAACGCTATCAACCCACAGGACATTGAGAGTATCTCTACCTTGAAGGACGCGGCGGCTTCATCTATCTATGGTTCGCGCGCCCCCTTTGGTGTGATTCTTATTACCACCAAACGTGGCAAGGCAGGCAAGGTTACTGTCAATTACAACAACAACTTCCGTTGGACATCCCCATTGCTAACTCCTAATATGATGGACTCGAAGACTTTTGCCGAGTACTTCAACCTTGCGGCTAAGGAGTCGGGACAGGGCGCTGTCTTCAGCCCTTACACTATGCAGAAGATTGAGGATTATCAAGCGGGTAAGATAGACCGTAATATCCAGACCGAATCATCTAACCCGTTGGGGGCAAATGACTCTTGGAAAAACTACGAGAATTCTTGGGGTAACAACGACTGGTTCGCTACTATGTATAAGAAATGGGTATTCTCTCAGGAACACCATTTGGCTATCAGCGGCGGCTCGGATAAGGTTCAATACTTCATATCGGGCAATGTTCTCGATCAAAACGGTCTTCTAAGATTCTCGGGCGATAAATATGGTCGGAAGTCATTTGCTGCAAAGATTTCAGCAGAGCTTGCTCCTTGGATTAAGATTTCATCGAACTCCAGGCTCGTGCGCGAGGACTACGACCGTGCTTCGTATCAGGCAGGGCTTTTTTATCACAATATTGCGCGCCGTTGGCCTACCCTTCCTCTAAACTACCCTAAGGTGAAGGAGTGGGACAACCCTAATTATGGCAACTGGAACGAAATAGAGCAGCTTCGTGCGGGTGGTCGCGACAAGAACGAGAAAGATTGGATTTACCAACAGATAGCCTTGAATATCAATCCCGCGCAAGGTTGGAACATCAACTTGGAAGGTAACGTTCGTCAGACTACCAACTTCAAGCAGTTGGAGGTTCTTCCTATGTATATGATGCAGCCGAATGGTAACATTACTTTGTGGTCGTGGGATGCTCAGGCATCTTTTGTTGCAGGTCAGACGCGCGTGAACTCCAGCGCTTGGAAAGAGAATTTCTATACGGCGAACCTCTACACAGACTACACTATGAGTTTGGAGAATGGACACAACCTTAAATTACTTTTGGGTATTAACACCGAAACATCGGCACACCGTGACGTATCGGCTAGTGGCGACGGTCTGATTACTCCCAAAACTCCAACGGTATCCAATACCTCTACTCAACCGGCAGTTAGCGGCTCATTTGCCGATTGGGCTACATTAGGTATATTCGCTCGCGTGAACTACAATTACAAGGATCGTTACTTGGTTGAGTTGAATGCGCGTTATGATGGCTCATCACGTTTCCTCAGCGACCAACGTTGGAAATTGTTCCCATCCTTCTCGGCGGGTTGGAACGTAGCAAGCGAAGAGTTTATGGGAGGCGTTCTTTGGCTTAATACTTTGAAAATTAGGGGTTCTTGGGGTCAGCTCGGCAACCAAAATACCGAATACCCATACCCATTCTACACATCTATGCCCAGCAATAAGAATTACGGATGGTTGATTAACGGCAACAAGCCTCCTCTCCACGTCAATGCACCGGGTTTGGTGTCGTCTTTGCTTACTTGGGAGACAGTCCAATCTTGGAACGTGGGTGTGGACTTCGCACTCTTTAACGGTCGCCTCAACGGCACCTTCGACGTCTATGAGCGCGTGACCCATAATATGATTGGACCTGCTCCGGCGCTGCCCGGCATTCTTGGAGTGGATGTTCCTCAAACCAACAACTGCGACTTGCAGAACCGCGGTTGGGAGTTGGAGCTGAGCTGGAGAGACCGCATCCAATCTATCGGTCTTGATTATGGCATTCGTGTAAATATTTCGGACAACGTTCGTAAAGTAACTCGTTACCCGAACCCAACCAATTCTATAATAGACAAAGATGGTAGATGGAATCAATGGTATTCCGGTCGTTTGGCGGGTGAAATCTGGGGTTACACTACACTAGGTATTGCTCAGACACAAGCCGAAATGGATGCTCACCTTGCAAAGGTAAATCAGAGCCAAATAGGTTCTAACTGGCAGGCGGGGGATATTATGTATGCTGACCTGACTGGTAATGGCGAAATTAATGGCGGCGAAGGCACCTTGGGTAAAACGGGTGACCGCAGAATCATTGGTAACTCGACTCCACGTTACAGCTACGGTATCAATGCAGACTTCTCTTGGAAGGGCATCGACCTTCAAATCTTCATCCAAGGTATCGGCAAACGCGACTATGCTCCGGCCGGTCCATATATGTGGGGTGCTCACGATGGTATGTGGCAATCGGCAGGTTTTGTTTCCCATCTTGACTTTTGGCGTTCTTCGACAGCGCAGAATACCAATCCTACGGGCGACAACTATAACTACTTTGGCGCGAACCCCGATGGTTTCCTCCCCCGTCTGAGTTGGGACTCAGACAAAAACAAACAAATACAAACACGCTATTTGCAAGACGCCTCCTATATGCGTCTTAAGAATATCCAAGTTGGTTACACACTTCCTCGCTCGTTCACCGAAAAGTTTGGATGCAGCAAATTGCGCATCTATATTTCGGGAGACAACCTATTGACATTCTGTAATATGATTAGCACATTCGACCCTGAAACGATTGCGGATGCAACAGGTGGATGGAGCGATGGTAAGGTCTATCCTTTGTCAAAGGTTATCTCGGGCGGTTTGAGCATCACTTTCTAA
- a CDS encoding Integrase, giving the protein MPFLFCDAQCFAYQQMTLHKLILNPKSRVMKSTFSTIFYLKRQTVKADGTSPIISRITIDGTQTQFSCKLTVDAKIWDAKTGRATGRSTVALETNRMLDKIRVKINSHYHEIMDRDNYVTAEKVKNAFLGLEHRQYTLLKVFERYNEDYEKLYNAGMKAKSSYSKYLTVYKHLKEFIQQRYRMSDIALKELTPAFITDFDMFLRVDKRCCNNTVWIYTCPLRTMVTIAMNNGWLTRDPFCDYEIQKEDTERGFLTREEINLLINGKLKNAKQELVRDLFLFCCFTGLSFTDMRNLKEENLRTYFDDHLWIYMHRQKTGVQSNIRLLDIPLQIIEKYRGLGKDGKVLPVPSYMNCLYGINAVAKRCSINKRLTWHQSRHTMATEICLTNNVPIETVSSILGHKSIKTTQIYAKITKEKLNRDMENLSAQLDSIQEYSNVAI; this is encoded by the coding sequence TTGCCGTTTTTATTCTGTGATGCTCAGTGTTTTGCGTATCAACAAATGACTCTACACAAATTAATTTTGAACCCAAAAAGTAGAGTTATGAAGAGTACATTTTCAACCATCTTTTACCTGAAAAGACAGACGGTAAAAGCAGACGGCACATCACCAATTATAAGTCGTATCACTATCGACGGCACACAAACGCAGTTTAGCTGCAAGCTAACCGTTGATGCAAAAATCTGGGATGCCAAGACAGGTCGTGCCACAGGTCGCAGCACGGTGGCATTAGAGACCAACCGTATGTTGGATAAGATACGGGTAAAAATCAACAGTCATTATCACGAGATAATGGATAGGGACAACTACGTTACCGCCGAGAAGGTAAAGAATGCCTTTCTGGGGTTGGAGCACCGCCAATACACCCTACTCAAAGTTTTTGAGCGGTATAACGAAGATTACGAAAAACTGTACAACGCAGGTATGAAAGCCAAGTCAAGTTACAGTAAATACCTAACTGTGTACAAACATCTGAAGGAATTTATCCAACAACGCTATCGTATGAGCGACATTGCGTTGAAAGAGCTTACCCCTGCATTTATCACAGACTTCGATATGTTTCTGCGTGTGGATAAGCGTTGTTGCAATAACACGGTTTGGATTTACACCTGTCCGCTACGGACGATGGTGACTATCGCAATGAACAATGGCTGGCTCACTCGCGACCCATTTTGCGACTATGAGATTCAGAAAGAGGATACCGAGCGAGGTTTTCTCACCCGTGAAGAAATCAACCTGCTAATCAACGGTAAACTAAAAAATGCCAAGCAGGAATTAGTGCGTGATTTGTTTCTATTTTGCTGCTTTACCGGACTCAGTTTCACGGATATGCGTAATTTGAAAGAGGAGAACTTACGCACCTATTTTGATGACCACCTTTGGATTTATATGCACCGTCAGAAGACAGGTGTTCAATCCAATATCCGACTGCTGGATATTCCGTTGCAAATTATTGAGAAGTATCGAGGGTTGGGCAAAGACGGAAAAGTTTTACCCGTTCCAAGTTATATGAATTGCCTCTACGGCATCAATGCCGTAGCTAAGAGATGCTCTATAAATAAGCGACTTACGTGGCATCAAAGCCGTCATACGATGGCGACCGAGATATGCCTGACCAACAATGTGCCCATCGAAACGGTGAGTTCAATTTTGGGTCATAAGAGCATTAAGACCACTCAAATCTACGCCAAAATCACCAAAGAGAAACTCAACCGTGATATGGAGAACCTTTCGGCACAGTTGGACAGTATTCAAGAGTACAGTAATGTTGCCATTTAA
- a CDS encoding putative DNA methylase, which yields MAFDKDLLTGKLLSHLYPRHKVRAEGFERIEKPFTNYFDVATSNIPFGDIAVFDPELIQSGNPIKKMTTISLYSLYQ from the coding sequence ATGGCGTTTGATAAAGACCTCTTGACGGGTAAACTCCTTTCGCACCTCTATCCCCGGCACAAAGTGAGAGCCGAAGGGTTTGAGCGTATCGAAAAACCATTTACCAATTACTTTGATGTGGCAACCTCCAACATTCCGTTTGGGGATATTGCCGTATTCGACCCCGAGCTTATTCAGAGCGGTAACCCTATAAAGAAGATGACTACTATATCACTCTACAGTTTATATCAATAG
- a CDS encoding SusD family outer membrane protein, with protein sequence MKILVKKYLAALLCGVATMGVVSCNQYLDKEPYSISPDVFFATADQLYAYSIARYPLLDYSDYSYNLGAAAYADTGTDNQMTQNSLGSRWLPGEWRVGSAGGEWRWGDLYTCNYFLNSALPKFRANEITGNQMEASHAIGEMFFFRAYFYFGRLKALGDCPIVYDVLKDEKESLMLASHRRPRNKVARMILSDLDSAFLYMNNSPNGGKNRLTKDVAKLFRSRVALYEGTFEKNFAGTAFVPGGSGWPGKDAEGYNNQTEVDYFLTQAMENAKYVADQYALASNPENYEYWHNDGEGGNASDYFEMFGTINQGLHDAKYQEVMVYRAFSMTQSIAHFAGSYLTNGANTGYTQQFMDAFVMRNGLPIYAVGSGYKSDSTVVAAKINRDSRYQLFVKGQGEILNDGAKDTEPMRVPLFDMTEQRANTGYMVKKGISREPSQTLIGAWGTTGIILFRAVEAYLNYIEACIEKTGSVDGTANQYWSAVRKRANINPDFNVTVAATDMNKEAEWDLGAWTAGQKISALRYNIRRERRCEFIAEGRRMEDLIRWRAMDQLQNTKFMPLGFNFWQTTYTRYTPYSWQPEQETLYEVREPKAGTSGSVSAKDDPFARGKYLVPLRLNIDGNNLYLNGVSWHPAHYLYPINYSHFSDATPTPAQGESADITKSAIYQNPGWKVESNSIPASVGGF encoded by the coding sequence ATGAAAATATTAGTAAAAAAATATCTTGCGGCTCTCCTGTGCGGTGTAGCTACTATGGGCGTGGTCTCGTGTAATCAATACTTGGATAAAGAGCCCTACTCAATCAGCCCTGACGTATTCTTCGCCACGGCAGACCAGCTTTATGCTTACTCGATTGCTCGTTATCCACTGCTCGACTATTCGGACTACTCGTACAATCTTGGCGCTGCAGCCTACGCCGACACGGGTACTGACAACCAGATGACTCAAAACTCATTAGGTAGCCGTTGGCTACCCGGTGAATGGCGTGTGGGCAGTGCCGGCGGTGAGTGGAGATGGGGTGACCTCTACACTTGTAACTACTTCCTTAATTCGGCGCTCCCAAAGTTCCGAGCGAACGAAATCACCGGTAACCAAATGGAGGCAAGTCACGCCATCGGCGAGATGTTCTTCTTCCGTGCGTACTTCTACTTCGGTCGTTTGAAGGCGCTGGGGGACTGTCCTATAGTCTATGACGTACTCAAGGACGAAAAAGAGAGTTTGATGCTTGCGTCTCATCGTCGCCCACGCAACAAGGTGGCGCGTATGATTCTGAGCGACTTGGACTCTGCGTTTTTGTATATGAACAACTCTCCCAACGGCGGTAAGAATCGTTTGACCAAGGATGTTGCCAAGTTGTTCCGTTCTCGCGTGGCTCTCTATGAGGGTACCTTCGAGAAAAACTTCGCAGGAACGGCATTCGTACCCGGCGGCTCCGGCTGGCCGGGCAAAGACGCGGAAGGCTACAACAACCAAACCGAGGTGGATTACTTCCTCACTCAAGCAATGGAGAATGCCAAATATGTTGCAGACCAATATGCCCTTGCATCGAACCCCGAAAACTATGAATACTGGCACAACGATGGTGAGGGCGGCAATGCCAGCGACTATTTCGAGATGTTTGGCACAATCAACCAAGGTTTGCACGATGCAAAATATCAGGAGGTTATGGTGTACCGCGCATTCTCTATGACTCAATCCATCGCTCATTTCGCGGGTTCTTATCTCACTAATGGTGCTAATACAGGTTACACTCAGCAGTTTATGGATGCCTTCGTTATGCGCAACGGTCTTCCCATCTATGCCGTCGGCTCGGGCTATAAGAGCGACTCCACTGTTGTTGCCGCTAAAATCAACCGCGACAGTCGCTACCAATTGTTCGTAAAAGGTCAGGGTGAAATTCTCAACGACGGAGCTAAAGACACAGAGCCGATGCGAGTGCCGCTTTTCGATATGACCGAACAACGTGCCAATACAGGCTATATGGTTAAGAAAGGTATCTCTCGTGAGCCGAGTCAAACTCTCATCGGTGCTTGGGGTACAACCGGTATCATCCTTTTTCGTGCCGTTGAGGCATACTTGAACTACATCGAGGCTTGTATCGAGAAGACGGGGAGCGTTGATGGAACCGCGAACCAATACTGGAGTGCTGTCCGCAAACGTGCCAATATCAACCCCGACTTCAATGTTACCGTTGCTGCTACCGATATGAACAAGGAGGCTGAGTGGGATTTGGGAGCTTGGACTGCCGGGCAGAAAATCAGTGCATTGCGTTACAACATTCGTCGCGAACGTCGTTGCGAATTTATTGCAGAAGGTCGCCGTATGGAAGACCTTATCCGCTGGAGAGCTATGGACCAACTCCAAAACACGAAGTTTATGCCCCTGGGCTTCAACTTCTGGCAGACCACGTATACCCGTTATACTCCCTACTCTTGGCAACCGGAACAAGAGACCCTCTATGAGGTACGCGAGCCCAAGGCGGGTACATCAGGTAGTGTTTCGGCAAAGGACGACCCATTTGCACGAGGCAAATATTTGGTTCCGTTGCGCCTTAACATCGACGGCAATAACCTATATTTGAACGGCGTCAGTTGGCATCCCGCTCACTACCTCTATCCGATAAACTATAGCCACTTCTCCGATGCCACTCCTACACCTGCCCAAGGTGAATCGGCAGATATAACAAAATCCGCTATCTACCAAAACCCGGGCTGGAAAGTTGAATCAAACTCTATTCCGGCTTCTGTGGGCGGATTTTAA